One Calditrichia bacterium DNA window includes the following coding sequences:
- a CDS encoding hydrogenase maturation protease — translation MICSKLLVICIGNLLRGDDGAAHYLGVQLAQTKFPARINIRRVHQLLPEYALLLRDVQTVVFVDASVSLPPGEVKCERVFAVNNSKIRYLHNMQPGILLQLAGQIMDSPPPAYQLTIGAKAFEEAYHLSPEVWRAMPVAITKFRNLIFNLHKAHTSSGVELPS, via the coding sequence ATGATTTGCTCCAAACTGCTCGTCATCTGTATCGGCAACCTCCTTCGGGGTGATGACGGCGCAGCGCATTATCTGGGTGTGCAGCTGGCGCAAACGAAATTCCCCGCCAGGATAAACATTCGACGTGTGCACCAGCTGCTCCCGGAATATGCGTTGCTGCTACGGGACGTGCAAACCGTTGTGTTTGTCGATGCCTCCGTTTCGCTGCCGCCGGGCGAGGTAAAATGTGAACGGGTGTTTGCGGTTAACAACAGTAAAATCCGTTATTTACACAATATGCAGCCGGGCATTTTGTTGCAGCTTGCCGGACAGATAATGGATTCGCCGCCGCCGGCGTACCAACTGACCATTGGTGCGAAAGCATTTGAGGAGGCGTATCATTTATCGCCGGAAGTATGGCGGGCTATGCCGGTTGCCATCACCAAATTTCGAAACCTGATTTTTAACCTCCATAAAGCCCACACCTCATCCGGCGTTGAATTGCCATCGTAA
- a CDS encoding Ni/Fe hydrogenase subunit alpha, producing the protein MMRTITIDNVTRIEGHAKITLQLNDQGNVVDAQFHVTQFRGFEKFCEGRPFFEMPSLMARICGICPVSHLIASAKACDDLMAVQIPPTAVMLRKIMNLAQILQSHALSFFHLSSPDLLLGMDADPLKRNVVGLLETHKQQVADGIQLRKTGQEIIELLGGKRIHPAWIVPGGVSSPLAEAHRDKILAMLPEALRIARSTLAIFQEIRHQFTEEIQTFANFPTLFLGLVDPKGMLEFYDGNIRVVDSARNTIADQIDTLDFNDHIAEAVEPHSYLKSPYYKAFGYPEGIYRVGPLARLNIIDRCGTPLADEEWAEFQSLQRGAILSSFYFHYARLIEILYCVEKMERLLTDPKILDPHVRAYARPNSTSGIGVSEAPRGILMHHYRSNKNGKIEWANLIIATGHNNLAMNRGVLQVAKHYVKGDKLEEGMLNRVEAVVRAFDPCLSCSTHAIGQMPLHIQLMNPDGSIADEVKR; encoded by the coding sequence ATTATGCGAACGATAACCATCGATAACGTAACGCGAATTGAAGGCCACGCAAAAATTACGCTGCAATTGAACGATCAGGGCAACGTCGTTGATGCCCAGTTTCACGTTACCCAATTTCGCGGATTTGAAAAATTTTGCGAAGGTCGCCCATTTTTTGAAATGCCCTCGCTGATGGCGCGGATTTGCGGCATTTGCCCGGTTTCTCACCTGATTGCATCTGCCAAAGCCTGCGATGATTTGATGGCTGTGCAAATCCCGCCAACGGCGGTTATGTTGCGAAAAATTATGAACTTGGCGCAAATTCTGCAATCGCATGCGCTCAGCTTTTTCCACCTCAGCTCGCCGGATTTGCTGTTGGGAATGGACGCCGATCCGTTAAAACGAAACGTTGTTGGCTTGCTGGAAACCCACAAACAACAGGTTGCAGACGGCATTCAGCTGCGCAAAACCGGGCAGGAAATTATCGAATTGTTGGGCGGCAAACGCATTCACCCGGCGTGGATAGTTCCCGGCGGTGTCAGCAGTCCGCTGGCGGAAGCACATCGCGATAAAATTCTGGCGATGCTCCCGGAAGCGTTGCGCATTGCCCGCAGTACGCTGGCTATTTTTCAGGAAATCCGCCATCAATTCACAGAAGAAATCCAGACCTTTGCCAATTTTCCCACGCTGTTTTTGGGATTGGTGGACCCGAAAGGCATGCTGGAATTTTACGACGGCAACATCCGCGTGGTCGATTCCGCCCGGAACACCATCGCAGACCAGATCGATACGCTGGATTTTAACGATCACATCGCCGAAGCGGTGGAGCCGCACAGCTATCTCAAGTCGCCGTATTACAAAGCTTTTGGCTATCCGGAAGGCATTTATCGGGTTGGGCCGCTGGCGCGGCTGAACATCATCGACCGTTGCGGTACGCCGCTCGCGGATGAAGAATGGGCGGAATTCCAGTCGCTGCAACGCGGCGCGATCCTCAGCTCGTTCTATTTTCATTACGCCCGGCTGATCGAAATTTTGTATTGCGTGGAAAAAATGGAACGCCTGCTCACCGATCCGAAAATTCTTGATCCGCACGTTCGCGCGTATGCCCGCCCGAACAGCACCTCCGGCATCGGCGTTTCCGAAGCGCCGCGCGGCATTTTGATGCACCATTATCGCAGCAACAAAAACGGCAAAATTGAGTGGGCAAACCTGATTATCGCCACCGGACACAACAATCTGGCGATGAACCGGGGCGTTTTGCAGGTCGCCAAACATTACGTCAAAGGCGACAAGCTGGAAGAAGGCATGCTCAACCGGGTGGAAGCCGTGGTTCGGGCATTCGACCCGTGTTTGAGTTGCTCCACTCACGCCATCGGGCAAATGCCGTTGCATATTCAATTGATGAATCCGGACGGCAGCATCGCCGACGAGGTCAAACGATGA
- a CDS encoding NADP oxidoreductase: MSKKSLATVWLDGCSGCHMSFLDMDERILQLLEKAELVYSPLIDVKTYPEMVDIALVEGAIGNIEDFHKIRHIREHTRILVSLGDCAVTSNVPGMRNPFKKADLLNRAYFENATTNRQIPDKVIPQILDREMPVHEAVKVDVFIPGCPPHADTIFQAVMDLLDGKTPDLSTRTRFGA; the protein is encoded by the coding sequence ATGAGCAAAAAATCACTGGCAACCGTTTGGCTGGATGGCTGCTCCGGCTGCCACATGTCTTTTCTGGATATGGATGAACGCATTTTGCAACTGCTGGAAAAAGCGGAATTGGTGTATAGCCCGCTGATAGATGTAAAAACCTATCCGGAAATGGTGGACATCGCGCTGGTGGAAGGCGCCATCGGGAATATCGAAGATTTTCATAAAATCCGGCACATCCGGGAGCATACCCGGATTCTCGTTTCGCTGGGCGATTGCGCGGTAACCTCCAACGTGCCGGGCATGCGCAACCCGTTCAAAAAAGCGGATTTGCTCAATCGCGCCTATTTCGAAAACGCCACAACCAACCGACAGATTCCGGACAAAGTGATTCCCCAAATTCTCGATCGGGAAATGCCGGTTCACGAAGCCGTAAAAGTGGATGTGTTCATTCCCGGCTGCCCGCCGCATGCGGATACCATTTTTCAGGCTGTGATGGATTTACTGGACGGAAAAACACCCGATTTGAGCACCCGCACGCGCTTTGGCGCTTAA
- the hoxU gene encoding bidirectional hydrogenase complex protein HoxU: MLTSGHIKTLVIDGLDVGATANQTVLEVAQEHGIRIPTLCHLEGLSPVGACRLCLIEVKGSEKLLPACVTRVEEGMEVITNSPRLQQNRRQILEMLFTERNHVCSVCVSNGHCELQNLAQELGLTHVELPYFYPAVPLDASHEHFVIDHNRCVLCTRCIRVCDEIEGAHTWDLMGRGIQSRVITDLNQPWGESETCTSCGKCVQVCPTGALSEKGKSVSEMAKKRQFLPYLTVMREGKK, encoded by the coding sequence ATGCTTACATCAGGACATATCAAAACACTGGTGATCGACGGATTGGATGTTGGCGCAACCGCCAATCAAACCGTGCTGGAAGTGGCACAGGAACACGGCATCCGGATTCCAACGCTTTGCCATCTGGAAGGGCTCAGCCCTGTCGGCGCCTGCCGGTTGTGCCTCATCGAGGTAAAAGGCAGCGAAAAGCTGCTGCCCGCGTGCGTCACCCGTGTGGAAGAAGGCATGGAAGTGATCACCAATTCCCCGCGATTGCAGCAAAACCGCCGGCAAATTCTGGAAATGCTGTTCACTGAACGCAATCACGTTTGCTCGGTTTGCGTATCCAACGGGCATTGCGAGTTGCAAAACCTTGCCCAGGAACTGGGATTAACGCATGTGGAGTTGCCCTATTTTTATCCCGCCGTACCGCTGGATGCATCGCACGAACATTTTGTGATCGACCACAACCGTTGCGTGCTCTGCACCCGCTGCATTCGCGTCTGCGACGAAATTGAGGGTGCACACACCTGGGATTTGATGGGACGCGGCATCCAGTCGCGGGTCATTACGGATTTAAACCAACCATGGGGCGAATCGGAAACCTGCACCAGTTGCGGCAAATGCGTTCAGGTTTGCCCGACCGGCGCGCTATCGGAAAAAGGAAAATCCGTTTCGGAAATGGCCAAAAAACGGCAGTTCTTACCCTACTTAACTGTGATGCGGGAGGGCAAAAAATGA
- the nuoF gene encoding NADH-quinone oxidoreductase subunit NuoF codes for MFQKIINEKNAEKSALDHQINICIAAGCGSVNSNAVKQALEETVRNKGLEKSCKVKGVGCQGLCSRGPLLTLYSKDKAPVIYQKITVNEVPKIVANLGKPPIKKYTCPGDLPFFTRQQKIVLENSGVIDPEDIRDYIAAGGYQSLNNVIESMHPEDVVKEVFISGLRGRGGGGYPTGLKWSTVTKVQGKGPKYVICNADEGDPGAFMDRSILESDPHRVLEGMLIAGYAIGSNKGYVYIRGEYPLAIKFLNKAIEQARLHNILGHGVLGSTFDFDIEIRIGAGAFVCGEETALIASIEGKRGQPRPRPPYPAEHGLWGRPTLINNVETYANVPNIIRNGGDWFAGIGTPNSKGTKVFALAGNVKNSGVVEVPMGISLREIIMEIGGGVENGEKCKAVQTGGPSGGCIPEALFDTRVDYESLKALGSIMGSGGMVVMDNRVSMVEIARFFMEFCMSESCGKCIPCRVGTAHIYRLLNKFMNGEATAADLKRLEDLCKVVKDNSLCGLGQAAPNPVLSTLRFFREDYLALIKEPETETASVD; via the coding sequence ATGTTTCAGAAAATCATCAATGAAAAGAATGCTGAAAAATCAGCACTGGATCATCAGATCAACATTTGCATTGCGGCGGGTTGCGGATCGGTAAACAGCAACGCGGTAAAACAGGCGCTGGAAGAAACTGTCCGAAATAAAGGATTGGAAAAATCCTGCAAAGTGAAAGGCGTCGGTTGCCAGGGGCTGTGTTCCCGCGGACCGCTGCTCACGTTGTATTCCAAAGACAAAGCGCCGGTGATCTATCAAAAAATCACCGTGAACGAGGTGCCGAAAATAGTGGCCAACCTCGGCAAACCGCCAATCAAAAAATATACCTGTCCGGGCGATCTGCCGTTTTTTACCCGCCAGCAAAAAATTGTGCTGGAAAATTCCGGCGTCATCGATCCGGAGGATATTCGCGATTACATCGCGGCGGGCGGTTATCAGTCACTGAACAATGTTATCGAATCGATGCACCCGGAAGATGTGGTGAAAGAAGTGTTCATCAGCGGATTGCGCGGGCGCGGCGGCGGTGGATATCCCACCGGACTGAAATGGAGCACTGTAACCAAAGTGCAGGGCAAAGGACCCAAATACGTGATTTGCAATGCCGACGAAGGCGATCCCGGTGCATTTATGGATCGCAGCATTTTGGAAAGCGATCCGCATCGCGTGCTGGAAGGCATGCTCATCGCGGGGTACGCCATCGGCTCGAACAAAGGCTACGTTTACATTCGCGGCGAATATCCGCTGGCAATCAAATTTTTGAACAAAGCCATTGAGCAGGCGCGATTGCACAACATTTTGGGGCACGGCGTACTCGGTTCGACATTCGATTTTGATATCGAAATCCGCATCGGTGCCGGCGCATTTGTTTGCGGGGAAGAAACCGCGCTGATCGCCTCCATCGAAGGTAAACGCGGGCAACCGCGACCGCGACCGCCGTATCCGGCAGAGCACGGTTTGTGGGGACGACCGACGCTCATCAATAATGTGGAAACGTATGCCAACGTTCCCAACATCATTCGCAATGGCGGCGATTGGTTTGCCGGCATCGGCACACCGAACAGCAAAGGCACCAAAGTGTTTGCGCTGGCCGGAAATGTCAAAAACAGCGGCGTGGTGGAAGTGCCGATGGGCATTTCCCTGCGTGAAATTATAATGGAAATCGGCGGCGGTGTGGAGAATGGCGAAAAATGCAAAGCCGTGCAAACCGGCGGACCGTCCGGCGGTTGCATTCCCGAAGCGCTGTTCGATACCCGCGTGGATTACGAATCGCTGAAAGCCCTCGGCTCCATCATGGGTTCCGGCGGAATGGTGGTGATGGACAACCGCGTTTCGATGGTGGAAATCGCCCGCTTTTTCATGGAATTCTGCATGTCCGAATCTTGCGGCAAATGCATCCCTTGCCGGGTTGGTACCGCACATATCTATCGCCTGCTCAATAAATTTATGAACGGCGAAGCAACCGCAGCGGATCTGAAACGATTGGAAGATTTGTGCAAAGTTGTAAAAGACAACAGCCTGTGCGGATTGGGTCAGGCGGCGCCAAACCCGGTGTTGAGCACGCTGCGATTTTTCCGCGAAGATTATCTGGCGCTCATCAAAGAACCGGAAACCGAAACCGCAAGCGTTGATTGA
- a CDS encoding NAD(P)H-dependent oxidoreductase subunit E: MSHLSKPEPPTEDKRWRIVQTTMRRNGYAADALIETLHSVQSAFGYLDEPSLKYVAHSLNVPLSKVYGVATFYHLFTLHKKGVHTLTVCTGTACFIKGAARLLSVIENKLGIHAGETSKDGQVTLEVARCTGACGTPVAGAIDEHDVGEMTPEMALNKIKEWVKHDTGNVSENHQ; encoded by the coding sequence ATGTCGCATCTCTCCAAACCGGAACCACCCACGGAAGACAAACGCTGGCGGATTGTGCAAACCACAATGCGGCGCAACGGCTATGCCGCAGACGCGCTGATCGAAACGCTGCACTCGGTTCAAAGTGCGTTTGGCTATCTGGATGAACCTTCTCTTAAGTACGTCGCACATTCCCTAAATGTTCCGCTGAGCAAGGTGTATGGCGTTGCCACATTTTACCATTTGTTCACTTTGCACAAAAAAGGGGTGCACACGCTTACGGTTTGCACCGGCACCGCCTGTTTTATCAAAGGCGCGGCACGGCTGTTGAGTGTCATCGAGAACAAATTGGGCATTCATGCGGGAGAAACCAGCAAAGACGGACAGGTTACCCTGGAAGTTGCCCGTTGTACCGGCGCATGCGGAACGCCGGTAGCCGGCGCCATTGATGAACATGATGTCGGTGAAATGACGCCCGAAATGGCATTGAACAAGATAAAGGAATGGGTGAAGCATGATACCGGAAATGTTTCAGAAAATCATCAATGA
- a CDS encoding MBL fold metallo-hydrolase has translation MLKKAEIVILAENRLDRPDMRAENGLSLYVATPEGDFLFDTGVEGALLHNAEKLGIDLGNKVNRIIFSHGHRDHTGGIKAYLEKFHKAEVICHYNIFNRKFRVLEGGRLEVGMPFEENNLVKLGGKFLFKTHPFELSKNIMTTGEIPRKIAFEKPNEVHQQLAQQSYITDELNDDMALVLNTERGLIVLLGDCHSGVINTLQYAMQITKNSKILCVMGGMNLVEASIERIKQTVEELQKLKPEFVVPLHSTGFRAINHLYNAFGDQVLPLNTGGRFKFEA, from the coding sequence ATGTTAAAAAAGGCTGAGATTGTCATTCTTGCCGAAAACCGCTTGGATCGCCCGGATATGCGTGCCGAAAACGGCCTCTCGCTGTATGTTGCCACGCCCGAAGGCGATTTTTTATTTGATACAGGAGTAGAGGGCGCACTGCTACACAACGCCGAAAAATTAGGGATCGATTTGGGCAATAAAGTAAACCGGATTATTTTCAGCCACGGTCACAGAGATCACACCGGCGGCATAAAGGCATATCTGGAAAAATTTCACAAAGCAGAAGTCATTTGCCATTATAATATTTTTAACCGGAAATTCAGGGTGCTGGAAGGCGGGCGGCTGGAAGTAGGCATGCCTTTCGAGGAAAACAATCTGGTGAAACTTGGTGGTAAATTTTTGTTCAAAACCCATCCGTTTGAACTGTCCAAAAATATCATGACTACCGGTGAAATTCCCCGGAAAATTGCTTTCGAAAAACCCAATGAAGTGCATCAGCAATTGGCGCAGCAAAGCTACATTACTGACGAGTTGAATGATGATATGGCGTTGGTATTGAATACCGAAAGAGGGCTGATTGTGCTGCTGGGCGATTGCCACAGCGGCGTGATCAACACGTTGCAGTATGCCATGCAGATCACCAAAAATTCCAAAATTTTGTGTGTAATGGGCGGAATGAATCTGGTTGAAGCGTCGATCGAACGGATCAAACAAACGGTTGAGGAATTGCAAAAACTGAAGCCGGAATTTGTGGTGCCGCTGCACTCCACCGGTTTCCGGGCGATCAACCATTTATACAATGCGTTTGGCGATCAGGTGTTGCCGTTAAATACCGGCGGTCGTTTCAAGTTCGAAGCATAG
- a CDS encoding NAD-binding protein, whose protein sequence is MKHLKWTFIAALAVILTGTLGYMLLEGWDPLDAFYMTIISITTTGFAEVRPLSPAGRVLTIFLIVAGVSSLAYLGGKAIQELLESQILGRRNVNKQVSKLRNHYIVCGYGRLGRPICAELIGTHSEFVVIEKNEDRIKQISDANMLYVHGDATNDDVLIQAGIKNARGLIAVLASDADNVYVTLSARELNNHIFIVTRAIGEEAEKKLIRAGANRIVKPYEIGALRMAHLLVRPGVVDFMDIVARKSGVDLALEEIMVRHGSELNGITLADSTLRQRLNIIIVAIYRTESEFIYNPKSSETIREGDRLIAIGEWENLQQLNKMCGERHT, encoded by the coding sequence ATGAAACACCTCAAATGGACATTTATCGCTGCGCTTGCGGTTATTCTCACCGGCACGTTGGGCTACATGCTACTGGAGGGTTGGGACCCGCTGGATGCATTTTACATGACGATTATTTCCATCACGACCACCGGTTTTGCCGAGGTTCGGCCACTGTCGCCGGCGGGGCGGGTGCTTACCATTTTCCTGATTGTTGCGGGCGTTAGCAGCCTGGCATATCTGGGCGGAAAAGCAATTCAGGAATTGCTGGAATCTCAAATTCTTGGGAGAAGAAACGTGAACAAACAGGTTAGCAAATTGCGGAATCATTACATCGTTTGCGGATACGGGCGGCTCGGGCGACCGATTTGCGCCGAGCTGATCGGAACGCATTCCGAATTTGTGGTGATTGAAAAAAATGAGGATCGCATCAAACAGATCAGCGATGCAAATATGCTGTATGTGCATGGCGATGCAACCAACGATGATGTGCTGATTCAGGCCGGCATAAAAAACGCACGCGGGCTGATTGCGGTTTTGGCATCAGATGCGGACAATGTTTACGTTACGCTTTCCGCCCGTGAATTAAATAACCATATTTTTATCGTAACACGGGCAATCGGCGAAGAAGCAGAGAAAAAACTGATTCGCGCCGGTGCCAATCGTATCGTAAAACCGTATGAAATCGGCGCGCTGCGAATGGCACATTTGCTGGTTCGTCCGGGTGTGGTGGATTTTATGGATATCGTCGCACGAAAAAGCGGCGTCGATCTGGCGTTGGAAGAAATTATGGTCCGCCACGGCTCCGAGCTAAACGGCATCACACTTGCCGATTCCACATTGCGGCAGCGGCTGAACATTATTATTGTAGCCATTTATCGAACAGAATCGGAATTTATCTACAATCCGAAATCGTCCGAAACCATTCGCGAGGGTGACAGGCTCATCGCCATCGGCGAATGGGAAAACTTGCAGCAGTTAAATAAAATGTGCGGTGAGCGCCATACCTAA
- the rlmD gene encoding 23S rRNA (uracil(1939)-C(5))-methyltransferase RlmD: MTQHRQTPASKFTVTIESLNADGAGVAQHKQHKVVIEKTLPGEVVEMSYHPERPRKSRIRLKRILTPSPERVAAPCEYFDRCCGCHLQHMDYGQQLQFKQSVIENLVRENDVLSGIAVHPVTGMPEPFHYRNKAQLPFYDYNGEATFGLFRSGTHELIPVNHCPVESREANIALGIVRDWARQFRIPIYDESTHSGLLRHVAVRKSVFTKETMVVLVTTSRDIPHIADLLRALKTGLSGLRSVQINLNTADTNTILGDENILAWGENYITERLGKWRFRVYPNTFFQVNTVQMLKMLERLKTELLLNSEDRVFDLYCGVGAIALSVAEQVREVIGIESNVEAIAAAEENARDNRLPNLQFICGDAADAMATQLAAGHAPDVVIADPPRKGLPESLIEQIATANPRSVAYFSCNPKTLVRDLAIFRQNGYAATDIFPFDMFPQTYHVECLTVLQKSK, translated from the coding sequence ATGACCCAACACCGGCAAACACCGGCCAGCAAATTTACGGTAACCATCGAATCGCTAAACGCCGATGGCGCAGGCGTTGCGCAGCACAAACAACACAAAGTGGTGATCGAAAAAACGCTGCCGGGAGAAGTGGTGGAAATGAGCTACCACCCGGAGCGACCGCGCAAAAGCCGCATCCGGCTGAAACGGATACTTACGCCGTCGCCGGAGCGTGTTGCGGCGCCCTGCGAATATTTTGATCGCTGCTGCGGTTGCCATTTGCAACACATGGATTACGGTCAGCAACTTCAGTTTAAACAATCGGTTATCGAAAATTTGGTTCGCGAAAACGATGTGCTTTCCGGTATCGCGGTGCATCCGGTAACGGGCATGCCGGAACCGTTTCACTATCGAAATAAGGCACAATTACCATTTTATGATTACAACGGCGAAGCCACATTCGGGCTGTTTCGCAGCGGCACGCACGAGCTGATTCCGGTGAATCATTGCCCGGTGGAGTCGCGCGAGGCAAATATCGCGCTGGGCATCGTTCGCGATTGGGCGCGGCAATTCCGCATTCCCATTTACGATGAATCGACCCACAGCGGATTGCTGCGGCATGTGGCGGTTCGCAAAAGCGTTTTCACCAAAGAAACGATGGTGGTGCTGGTTACCACTTCCCGCGACATTCCGCATATCGCCGATTTGCTGCGCGCGCTAAAAACCGGTTTGTCCGGATTACGCAGCGTGCAAATTAACCTGAACACGGCGGATACGAACACTATTTTGGGCGATGAAAACATCCTCGCGTGGGGCGAAAATTACATCACGGAGCGGTTGGGAAAATGGCGATTCCGGGTGTATCCGAACACGTTTTTTCAGGTGAACACGGTGCAAATGCTAAAAATGCTCGAACGGCTGAAAACCGAACTGTTGCTTAACAGTGAGGATCGCGTGTTCGATTTGTATTGCGGCGTCGGCGCGATTGCGCTGAGCGTTGCGGAACAGGTCCGCGAGGTAATTGGCATCGAATCAAACGTGGAAGCGATTGCCGCAGCGGAAGAAAACGCCCGCGATAACCGGCTGCCCAATCTGCAATTTATCTGCGGCGATGCCGCCGATGCAATGGCCACGCAACTCGCCGCCGGACACGCGCCGGACGTAGTTATCGCCGATCCGCCGCGAAAAGGTTTGCCCGAATCGCTGATTGAACAAATTGCAACGGCGAATCCGCGTTCGGTGGCTTATTTTTCCTGCAATCCCAAAACGCTGGTTCGCGATTTGGCGATTTTCCGGCAAAACGGCTACGCCGCAACAGACATTTTTCCGTTTGATATGTTTCCGCAAACCTATCATGTGGAGTGCTTGACGGTTTTGCAGAAAAGCAAATAA